From a region of the uncultured Draconibacterium sp. genome:
- a CDS encoding Hsp20/alpha crystallin family protein, with protein MNLVRFENPRYNVNRTLVDELFNNFLKNDYQENYVSNGGISPATNIFETEKEFKVEVLLPGFVKEDLQLNVHKNVLTVKVEKEEKENDEAYKYAHREFSAKSFEKKYRLPKSVDADKIRAKFENGILNIELPKKEEALEKEPVEIKVS; from the coding sequence ATGAATTTAGTAAGATTTGAAAACCCACGTTACAACGTAAACAGAACTTTAGTAGATGAATTATTTAACAATTTCCTGAAAAATGATTACCAGGAAAACTATGTGAGCAATGGTGGTATATCGCCTGCAACCAACATTTTTGAAACAGAAAAAGAATTTAAGGTTGAAGTATTATTGCCAGGTTTTGTAAAAGAAGATCTTCAGCTAAATGTTCACAAAAATGTATTGACCGTTAAGGTTGAGAAAGAAGAAAAGGAAAACGACGAGGCCTACAAATATGCTCATCGCGAGTTTAGCGCTAAAAGTTTCGAAAAGAAATATCGCTTGCCAAAATCGGTTGATGCAGATAAAATTCGCGCGAAATTTGAAAATGGAATTCTAAATATTGAACTTCCAAAGAAAGAAGAAGCGCTTGAGAAAGAGCCTGTTGAAATTAAAGTGTCATAA